One Argonema galeatum A003/A1 DNA segment encodes these proteins:
- the glgP gene encoding alpha-glucan family phosphorylase: MPNDRSMNPIEKLRDKLPFPLKRLADIAYNYWWSWTGDRLSLFGNIDPEKWHESKHNPVALLESISYVRLTQLANDPVYIKRVKALAEQFDRYMTEKDTWADRVAPEITRENPVAYFCAEFGIHESLPIYSGGLGILAGDHLKSASDLGVPLVGVGLLYRQGYFHQSLNSQGWQEEHYDDNSFEEMPIELLKNDRGEPIAVSLEIRQRMVKVQVWLARIGRVNLYLLDTDREDNDPIDRWLTGHLYGGNQDTRIAQEVVLGIGGVQALTALGIKPSVLHMNESHAAFCTLEIARLEIQSTGKSFYDVEASVRDRSVFTTHTPVPAGHDAFSPDLMDSYFAHYWPQLGLERDQFLALGARRLGDPWEPFGMTVLALRMCRAANGVSKLHGEISRKMWNILYPNKVENKVPIGHITNGVHARTWTAPLMADLYADYLGEDWSTRAADSKMWAKVDAIPDEEMWWRHQALKERLIAHTGDRIKLARERLEEEPDFVEIADSLLDPKVLTLGFARRFSLYQRGNLILRDAQRALKIFGNAERPVQIIFAGKAHPADEQGKRIIQQLMEWCKHPAIRDRVAFIENYDIYTAQKLVQGVDVWLNNPRRPLEASGTSGQKVCFNGGINCSVLDGWWCEGYIADANGKGINGWAIGEDVNTSDRELQDRIDSESLYRLLEDEIVPLYYNQDKNGIPHGWIKMMKASIKTNSPAFNTDRMIADYVTQIYAPESAAKLEPILASASA; the protein is encoded by the coding sequence ATGCCGAATGACCGTTCTATGAACCCGATTGAGAAGTTGCGTGACAAGTTACCGTTCCCCCTAAAGCGATTGGCAGACATTGCTTACAATTACTGGTGGAGTTGGACGGGCGATCGCTTGTCGCTGTTTGGCAACATCGATCCCGAAAAATGGCACGAGTCTAAGCACAACCCGGTTGCGTTGCTAGAATCTATCAGCTACGTGCGATTGACGCAGCTAGCGAATGACCCAGTTTACATCAAGCGGGTGAAGGCACTAGCCGAACAGTTCGATCGCTACATGACGGAAAAAGACACCTGGGCCGATCGCGTTGCGCCCGAAATTACTCGCGAAAACCCAGTCGCCTACTTTTGCGCCGAATTTGGCATCCACGAATCATTGCCCATATATTCAGGCGGTTTGGGGATTTTAGCGGGAGATCACCTCAAATCGGCTTCGGATTTGGGCGTGCCTTTAGTTGGTGTGGGATTGCTGTACCGTCAGGGTTACTTCCATCAAAGCTTGAATAGCCAAGGTTGGCAAGAAGAACATTACGACGACAATTCGTTTGAGGAAATGCCGATCGAGCTGTTGAAAAACGATCGCGGGGAACCAATCGCGGTTAGTCTGGAAATTCGGCAGCGGATGGTCAAAGTGCAAGTCTGGTTAGCACGGATCGGTCGTGTTAATCTTTACTTGCTGGATACCGATCGCGAAGACAATGACCCGATCGATCGCTGGTTGACGGGACACCTGTATGGCGGCAACCAAGACACGCGCATTGCCCAAGAAGTTGTGCTGGGAATCGGCGGCGTACAAGCCTTAACAGCATTGGGAATTAAGCCTTCTGTTTTGCACATGAATGAAAGCCACGCGGCTTTCTGCACGCTGGAAATTGCGCGTTTGGAAATTCAAAGCACCGGCAAGTCTTTTTACGATGTAGAGGCTTCTGTACGCGATCGCAGCGTCTTCACCACTCACACCCCAGTTCCCGCCGGACACGATGCCTTTTCTCCCGATTTGATGGACTCCTACTTCGCCCACTATTGGCCGCAACTAGGCTTGGAACGCGATCAGTTCTTGGCTTTAGGAGCTCGTCGTCTGGGCGATCCCTGGGAACCTTTCGGCATGACTGTTTTGGCACTGCGGATGTGTCGCGCTGCTAACGGTGTCAGCAAACTCCACGGCGAAATTTCTCGCAAAATGTGGAATATTCTCTATCCTAACAAAGTTGAAAATAAAGTTCCGATCGGTCATATTACCAATGGCGTCCACGCCCGCACTTGGACAGCGCCTCTGATGGCAGACTTGTATGCTGACTACTTAGGCGAAGATTGGTCAACTCGTGCGGCAGACTCTAAGATGTGGGCGAAAGTAGACGCAATTCCCGATGAAGAGATGTGGTGGCGACACCAAGCGCTAAAAGAACGTTTGATTGCCCATACCGGCGATCGCATTAAACTAGCACGAGAACGGCTGGAGGAAGAACCCGATTTTGTCGAGATAGCGGACTCGCTGCTAGACCCAAAAGTCTTGACTCTAGGCTTTGCGCGACGTTTCAGCCTCTACCAGCGCGGTAATCTAATTTTACGCGATGCCCAACGAGCTTTGAAGATTTTTGGCAACGCGGAACGACCTGTACAAATTATCTTCGCAGGTAAAGCTCACCCAGCAGACGAACAAGGTAAGCGAATTATTCAGCAGTTGATGGAGTGGTGCAAACATCCCGCAATTCGCGATCGCGTCGCCTTTATCGAAAATTACGATATCTACACTGCACAGAAACTCGTGCAAGGTGTGGATGTCTGGTTAAATAACCCCCGTCGTCCCCTAGAAGCTTCAGGTACAAGCGGTCAAAAGGTCTGCTTTAACGGCGGTATCAATTGCAGCGTCTTGGACGGTTGGTGGTGCGAAGGCTATATTGCCGATGCTAATGGAAAAGGGATTAATGGTTGGGCAATTGGCGAAGATGTTAACACCAGCGATCGAGAATTGCAGGATCGAATTGATTCTGAATCTCTCTATCGGTTACTGGAAGACGAAATCGTTCCCCTCTACTATAACCAAGATAAAAACGGGATTCCTCACGGTTGGATTAAGATGATGAAGGCGTCAATTAAAACAAACTCGCCTGCATTTAATACCGATCGCATGATCGCTGACTATGTAACTCAAATTTACGCACCAGAAAGTGCAGCTAAACTTGAGCCAATTCTAGCCAGCGCCAGCGCCTAA